The following are encoded together in the Kwoniella newhampshirensis strain CBS 13917 chromosome 7, whole genome shotgun sequence genome:
- a CDS encoding 40S ribosomal protein uS2, translating to MSADKLPKSLQATEEDIQLLLAADCHIGTKNCDRTMEQYVWKRRADGIHVLNIGKTWEKLVLAARVLATIDNPNDVCVISARPYGHRAVLKYASFLGAQPIAGRFTPGNFTNYITRSFKEPRVIIVTDPRVDHQAIREAAYVNIPVIAFCDTDASLKFVDIAIPTNNKSRHSVGLMWYLLAREVLRLKGQVPRGPTGPSGWDVLPDLFFYRDPEEIEKEAAEKAAAAAALEGGDADAAATGAATGAAQEWDAGNAADAVLAAQPTEQALDWSAEPTAGADWSAEPAAQDATGGW from the exons ATGTCCGCCGACAAACTTCCCAAGTCCCTTCAGGCCACTGAAGAGGATatccagctcctcctcgctgcCGACTGTCACATCGGTACCAAGAACTGCGACAGGACCATGGAGCAATACGTCTGGAAGAGACGTgccgatg GTATCCACGTCCTCAACATCGGTAAGACCTGGGAGAAGCTCGTTCTCGCCGCTCGAGTCCTCGCCACCATCGACAACCCCAACGACGTCTGTGTCATCTCTGCCCGACCCTACGGTCACCGAGCTGTCCTCAAGTACGCTTCTTTCCTCGGTGCTCAGCCCATCGCCGGTCGATTCACCCCCGGTAACTTCACCAACTACATCACTCGATCTTTCAAGGAGCCCCGAgtgatcatcgtcaccgacCCCCGTGTTGACCACCAGGCTATCCGAGAGGCTGCCTATGTCAACATCCC CGTCATTGCTTTCTGTGACACCGACGCTTCCCTCAAGTTCGTCGACATTGCCATCCCTACCAACAACAAGTCCCGACACTCGGTCGGTCTCATGTGGTACCTGCTCGCCCGAGAGGTCTTGCGATTGAAGGGTCAGGTCCCTCGAGGCCCCACCGGTCCTTCCGGTTGGGACGTCCTCCCCGACTTGTTCTTCTACCGAGACCccgaagagatcgagaaggaggctGCTGAGAAGGCCGCTGCCGCCGCTGCCCTTGAGGGTGGTGACGCTGACGCCGCTGCTACTGGTGCCGCTACCGGTGCTGCTCAAGAGTGGGACGCTGGAAACGCCGCCGACGCTGTTCTCGCTGCCCAGCCCACCGAGCAGG CCCTCGACTGGTCCGCTGAACCCACTGCCGGTGCCGACTGGTCCGCTGAGCCCGCCGCTCAGGACGCCACCGGCGGTTGGTAA
- a CDS encoding ubiquitin-like protein ATG12 — translation MSIPTPALQSPAIQDQLSGSAMLAESQTIPPDALSALQQYKKKDPSKVVVRFKSIGSAPIMKNNVFKATAGHKFQAVILFLRQQLGIKKEESLFTYINAAFAPAPDDTVGNLYKCFGTDGCLIVNYSNTQAWG, via the exons ATGTCAATACCAACGCCCGCGTTGCAGTCGCCCGCGATCCAAGATCAGCtctcag GTTCGGCGATGCTGGCGGAGTCGCAAACAATACCGCCCGATGCGTTATCCGCTCTACAGCAatacaagaagaaggatccATCAAAGG TCGTGGTGCGATTCAAATCTATCGGTTCTGCGCCCATCATGAAGAACAACGTCTTCAAAGCCACTGCAGGACACAAGTTCCAAGCGGTCATCTTGTTCTTGCGACAGCAGCTGGGTAtaaagaaggaagagtcattg TTCACTTACATCAACGCCGCATTCGCTCCAGCACCGGACGATACCGTCGGGAACCTATACAAATGCTTCGGTACCGACGGATGTCTAATAGTGAATTATAG TAATACACAAGCTTGGGGATGA
- a CDS encoding pre-mRNA-splicing factor CWC2 yields MSETTVTAPKRKLRPARKQVAPDEIDKSESVQAGKEYNIWYNKWAGGDKEDALANKTLSQSRCIIARDAGYTRADATGNKYCCLFFARGCCPYGHECNYLHRLPLPNHTVPDNSRDCFGREKHSDYRDDMGGVGSFNRVNRTLYIGKIAESPDKNQAKETLLRHFGEWGKIVKWNILYQRGVAFVTYESEHNASFAKEAMANQSMDGDEILNVRWATEDPNPGEIVAEQKRIEEVGQKAISGMLDENLVEAAQTIRALEDGDEQDFYPIEPDKPESEQEEEDIRPMKKAKNSESGNGNGFFDADALDNLKFYAEMAKKQAEEERERVRERKLPPKPAMASLLGGYGSGEESD; encoded by the exons ATGTCAGAGACAACGGTCACAGCGCCAAAAAGGAAACTGAGACCCGCCAGGAAGCAGGTTGCACCTGATGAGATCGACAAGAGCGAGAGTGTGCAAGCAGGGAAGGAGTACA ATATATGGTACAACAAGTGGGCTGGTGGAGATAAGGAAGATGCGTTGGCAAA CAAAACACTCTCACAATCACGCTGTATCATCGCTCGAGATGCTGGATATACAAGAGCAGATGCCACTGGAAACAAATACTGTTGTCTGTTCTTCGCAAGGGGATGCTGTCCATACGG TCACGAGTGCAACTATCTCCATCGACTACCTTTACCAAATC ATACCGTACCGGACAACTCACGAGACTGTTTTGGAAGAGAAAAGCATTCAGATTACCGAGACGACATGGGAGGTGTAGGATCGTTCAACCGAGTGAACAGAACGTTATACATCGGTAAGATAGCAGAAAGTCCAGACAAGAATCAGGCGAAAGAGACTCTTCTGAGACACTTTGGAGAATGGGGCAAAATTGTCAAAT GGAATATTCTGTATCAAAGAGGAGTTGCTTTTGTCACATACGAGTCGGAGCATAATGCTAGTTTTGCGAAGGAGGCGATGGCGAATCAGAGTATGGACGGTGATGAGATCCTTAATGTCAG ATGGGCGACCGAGGACCCGAACCCTGGGGAGATCGTTGCGGAGCAAAAGCgtatcgaagaagtcgggCAGAAAGCTATCTCAGGGATGCTGGACGAGAATCTGGTGGAAGCGGCCCAAACGATCCGCGCattggaagatggagatgaacAGGATTTCTACCCTATTGAACCGGACAAGCCGGAATCggaacaggaagaagaggatatTCGACcgatgaagaaggcgaagaacTCAGAAAGCGGGAATGGAAATGGGTTTTTCGATGCGGACGCTCTGGACAACCTCAAATTCTACGcggagatggcgaagaaacaggcagaggaagagagagaaagggtaagggagaggaagttACCACCAAAACCGGCTATGGCGTCTCTTTTAGGTGGGTATGGTAGTGGTGAAGAGAGCGATTAG